A DNA window from Ignavibacteria bacterium contains the following coding sequences:
- a CDS encoding replication-associated recombination protein A yields the protein MKKEIPHIPLAERVRPEDLKDFRGQEALLGKGKPIRLMIENDTLSSFILWGPPGTGKTTIAKIIAGQTKSEFHQINAVSSGVKDIREIISLSEQNKLFHKRTILFIDEIHRFNKSQQDALLSAVESGLLVLIGATTENPSFEVIPALRSRVRIFVLNELSKDDLVNILNFAMEKDEFLSGLNIAEVDSDFLIYVSGGDARTMLNIFEAALMQQINQETIRITKEVIENVVQKKSVLYDKAGEEHFNIISAFIKSLRGSDPDAALYWMARMLEGGEDPLFIARRMIIFASEDIGNASPNALLLAETVFSAVSKIGMPESRIILAQGVTYLASSPKSNASYMGIEQAISDVRTKPMYPVPLHLRNAPTKLMKELGYGKEYQYPHNFENHFVEKDYLPDELKGKQYYFPTENGQEKTLKERLKALWKSRKKY from the coding sequence ATGAAAAAAGAGATTCCTCATATCCCCCTGGCTGAAAGGGTGCGCCCGGAAGACCTGAAGGACTTTCGCGGCCAGGAGGCCCTTTTAGGCAAAGGCAAACCGATCCGCCTCATGATTGAAAATGACACGCTGAGTTCATTTATTCTCTGGGGCCCTCCTGGAACGGGCAAGACTACAATTGCAAAAATTATTGCCGGGCAGACCAAGTCGGAGTTTCACCAGATAAATGCGGTCTCCTCCGGCGTAAAGGATATCAGGGAGATAATATCTCTTTCGGAGCAGAACAAGCTCTTCCATAAAAGAACCATCCTTTTTATCGATGAAATTCACCGCTTCAATAAGTCGCAGCAGGATGCACTTCTGTCGGCTGTGGAATCGGGACTTTTGGTCCTCATCGGGGCTACGACTGAAAACCCGTCATTTGAAGTAATTCCGGCTCTTAGATCACGGGTCAGGATATTTGTTCTGAATGAGCTCTCGAAAGACGACCTCGTGAATATACTCAACTTTGCTATGGAGAAAGATGAATTTCTTTCGGGACTTAATATAGCGGAAGTTGATTCGGATTTTCTGATCTACGTTTCGGGCGGCGACGCCCGGACGATGCTGAATATTTTTGAGGCTGCCCTTATGCAGCAGATAAACCAGGAAACAATCAGAATAACGAAAGAAGTTATTGAAAACGTAGTCCAGAAGAAAAGTGTCCTTTACGACAAGGCCGGCGAGGAGCATTTTAATATCATCTCAGCCTTCATTAAAAGCCTCAGGGGAAGCGATCCCGACGCGGCCCTATACTGGATGGCAAGAATGCTTGAAGGGGGCGAGGATCCGCTCTTTATAGCCCGGAGGATGATCATATTTGCTTCTGAAGATATCGGCAACGCTTCCCCGAACGCGCTCCTTCTGGCTGAGACTGTCTTCAGTGCGGTCTCAAAGATAGGCATGCCTGAATCAAGAATTATTCTTGCGCAGGGGGTTACATATCTTGCCTCTTCCCCGAAGAGCAACGCCTCTTATATGGGAATTGAACAGGCAATTTCAGATGTCAGAACGAAGCCCATGTATCCCGTGCCTCTGCACCTTAGGAATGCACCTACAAAGCTGATGAAGGAACTGGGATACGGCAAAGAATATCAGTATCCGCACAACTTTGAAAATCATTTCGTGGAAAAAGATTATCTGCCCGATGAATTAAAGGGGAAGCAGTACTATTTCCCGACTGAAAACGGCCAGGAAAAGACTCTTAAGGAAAGGCTGAAGGCACTCTGGAAAAGCAGGAAGAAGTATTAG
- a CDS encoding septum formation initiator family protein has protein sequence MTISKIIKNKKIVIAASAVLILTFAFFFFYKFGILQYYRLFSQKKELVGKIAEVEEKNKLLRSEIDSLKTRDSKIEKVAREKYHMVRKGEKVYRIEEK, from the coding sequence ATGACGATTTCCAAGATCATAAAGAATAAAAAAATAGTCATTGCAGCTTCAGCTGTTCTGATCCTGACGTTTGCATTTTTCTTCTTTTACAAATTCGGAATCCTGCAGTACTACAGGCTGTTCAGCCAGAAAAAAGAGCTTGTAGGGAAAATTGCAGAGGTGGAAGAAAAAAATAAGCTGTTAAGATCGGAGATTGACTCTCTTAAGACTAGGGATTCAAAGATTGAAAAAGTTGCAAGGGAAAAGTACCACATGGTGCGCAAGGGTGAAAAAGTATACAGGATCGAAGAAAAGTAG
- a CDS encoding Gfo/Idh/MocA family oxidoreductase: protein MGGKIIRRLKWGVAGCGDFAERAFIPTLQLLPKSRLNSLYSGDINRARFLAEKFGVQNFYNNFDEFLKSDIECVYISSANLHHYEQVIKAARAGKHILCEKPLAVNSLQAEEMVRVCEEMNVKFGVNYVYRFHPLVIKAREIIEKGMLGKIVSVSASFNTDYAPNENFRFNKALSGGGALRDIGTHMLDLLIYFGGEVTSISGVTDNIIYKSEVDDFAAATVKYQKSGYGFFNVSFNTKKAFNRVEILGYNGAISIEHLIGRSSHPCKLTIDLSGEARKAFRKRGSKLLFALRAFQKSFLTGKPLLVSGRDGLNNLRLMEELEGKNDNTTGID, encoded by the coding sequence ATTGGCGGGAAAATCATAAGGCGTCTTAAATGGGGAGTTGCCGGATGCGGCGATTTTGCGGAAAGAGCATTTATCCCTACTCTTCAGCTTCTGCCAAAGAGCAGGCTGAATTCTCTTTACAGCGGCGATATTAATCGTGCCAGGTTCCTGGCCGAAAAGTTCGGCGTTCAGAACTTTTATAATAATTTCGACGAGTTCTTAAAAAGCGACATAGAGTGTGTGTATATTTCAAGCGCAAACCTCCATCATTACGAGCAGGTAATTAAGGCCGCAAGGGCAGGCAAACACATCCTTTGCGAGAAGCCTCTGGCAGTAAATTCCTTGCAGGCAGAAGAGATGGTGAGGGTATGCGAAGAGATGAACGTGAAGTTCGGTGTCAACTACGTCTACAGGTTTCATCCGCTGGTAATTAAGGCCAGGGAGATAATCGAAAAGGGAATGCTGGGAAAGATCGTATCTGTTTCGGCAAGCTTTAACACCGATTACGCACCGAATGAGAATTTCCGCTTCAATAAGGCTTTAAGCGGCGGAGGGGCCTTGAGGGATATCGGTACCCATATGCTCGATCTTCTTATCTACTTCGGGGGTGAAGTTACCTCCATTAGCGGGGTCACAGATAATATTATTTATAAAAGTGAAGTGGATGATTTTGCCGCTGCAACAGTAAAGTATCAGAAAAGCGGCTACGGCTTTTTTAATGTATCTTTTAATACAAAAAAGGCCTTTAACAGAGTTGAAATTTTGGGTTACAACGGAGCTATAAGCATTGAGCACCTGATCGGCCGCTCCAGCCATCCGTGCAAGCTTACAATTGACCTCAGCGGGGAGGCCAGGAAGGCGTTCAGGAAAAGAGGAAGTAAACTGCTTTTTGCCTTACGCGCGTTCCAAAAGTCGTTTTTAACCGGTAAACCTCTTCTTGTAAGCGGAAGGGATGGGCTGAATAATTTAAGATTGATGGAAGAGCTGGAAGGCAAAAATGACAATACGACAGGAATTGATTGA
- a CDS encoding D-alanine--D-alanine ligase: MSENKNVKIALLLGGTSPEREVSKRSGKSIYKALKDSGYNVKAIDPAYGLNQPEDPELLFEEKDFAEISNRNCITAINSPLLDGVDLVFLALHGRWGEDGTIQSLLELRGVKYTGSGVLASSLAMDKSMTKIMFQHYGVMTPKWFVVTPGDYDEAVAKDKVNKVLGYPCVLKPNEGGSTIGLTICNNENEIDAAVKLALKYSESAVVEEFIPGREVTVTVLEKMALPVLEIKPKHDLYDYECKYTHGMTEYIVPAQLPEEVAGSLQEQAIMAFKAVGCKSYSRFDFRLTEDNRMYCLEVNTLPGMTDTSLVPKMAKAMGMSFNELLERIIRLSL; this comes from the coding sequence ATGAGCGAGAATAAAAACGTTAAGATTGCACTGTTATTAGGCGGAACATCACCCGAAAGAGAGGTTTCAAAACGTTCCGGGAAATCAATTTATAAGGCACTTAAAGATTCAGGTTATAATGTGAAGGCCATTGACCCGGCATACGGCCTTAATCAGCCGGAAGATCCTGAACTGCTTTTTGAAGAAAAAGACTTTGCCGAAATCAGCAACAGGAACTGCATAACAGCCATTAATTCACCACTCTTAGACGGCGTGGACCTGGTTTTTCTTGCCTTGCATGGCAGGTGGGGAGAAGACGGGACAATACAGTCGCTGCTAGAATTAAGAGGGGTAAAATATACAGGCTCCGGAGTACTTGCAAGTTCACTTGCTATGGATAAGAGCATGACGAAAATCATGTTCCAGCACTATGGGGTAATGACACCCAAATGGTTTGTAGTAACCCCTGGCGATTACGACGAGGCGGTTGCAAAGGATAAAGTGAATAAGGTGCTCGGATACCCGTGCGTCTTAAAGCCTAATGAAGGAGGCTCAACCATTGGACTTACAATCTGCAATAACGAAAACGAAATTGATGCTGCCGTAAAGCTGGCACTGAAGTATTCGGAATCGGCTGTTGTGGAAGAATTTATTCCGGGCCGCGAGGTTACTGTTACAGTGCTCGAAAAAATGGCGCTCCCTGTTCTTGAGATTAAGCCGAAGCACGACCTTTATGATTATGAATGCAAGTATACACACGGAATGACTGAGTACATTGTGCCCGCCCAGCTCCCGGAAGAGGTTGCCGGCAGCCTGCAGGAGCAGGCAATTATGGCCTTTAAGGCCGTTGGATGCAAGTCTTACAGCAGGTTCGACTTCAGGCTGACAGAAGATAACAGGATGTACTGCCTTGAAGTAAACACATTGCCCGGAATGACCGATACAAGCCTTGTCCCGAAAATGGCCAAAGCAATGGGCATGAGCTTTAATGAACTCCTTGAAAGAATAATTAGGCTGTCACTATAA
- a CDS encoding class II aldolase/adducin family protein produces the protein MTIRQELIEACHKVYEKGFVAAYDGNLSARLSEERILITPSAKCKGEVEEHDLLEIDLDGHLLEGHGKVSTEVKIHLLAYRERPDVNSVIHCHPVYSTAFASSRGEGFGKPVFPEVILSLGKVPLCKYGTPSTDELPDSIRPHIHSSWAFLLENHGAVTIGRSVKEAYFKMEKLEHAAQTLYIARTLGGEKPLSGESLKKLYDIAERVYGLKLNK, from the coding sequence ATGACAATACGACAGGAATTGATTGAAGCCTGCCACAAGGTTTATGAAAAAGGTTTTGTTGCCGCCTACGACGGCAACCTTTCGGCCAGGCTCTCAGAAGAAAGGATACTTATTACTCCTTCGGCAAAATGTAAAGGAGAAGTAGAAGAACACGACCTTCTGGAAATTGACCTCGATGGACACCTTCTGGAAGGACATGGAAAGGTATCAACGGAGGTTAAAATCCATCTTTTGGCTTACCGGGAAAGACCTGACGTCAATTCTGTCATACACTGCCATCCGGTCTACTCCACTGCTTTTGCCTCTAGCAGGGGCGAGGGTTTTGGAAAACCGGTTTTTCCAGAAGTCATTCTTTCACTTGGAAAGGTTCCGCTCTGCAAATACGGCACCCCGTCAACTGATGAGCTCCCGGATTCGATCAGGCCGCATATACATTCTTCCTGGGCATTTTTGCTGGAAAACCACGGCGCCGTTACAATCGGCAGAAGCGTTAAAGAAGCATACTTCAAAATGGAGAAGCTGGAGCACGCGGCACAGACATTATATATTGCCAGGACGCTGGGAGGAGAGAAGCCTTTATCGGGCGAAAGCCTTAAAAAGCTTTATGATATTGCCGAAAGAGTCTATGGACTGAAGTTAAATAAATAA